The following are encoded in a window of Streptomyces sp. Go-475 genomic DNA:
- a CDS encoding trypsin-like peptidase domain-containing protein, with product MNSAEWHARIELRGRVTGAGFLVAPGTVLTCAHVVGDGGDLTVTFTERPGSPPVPARVVAHGGWTGGATDLGDLAVLELAEEVPLAPAALAPVDAAHGPVPRKLVVYGFPAGFDEGTLSEQRVTAPQLISREWLQLEAWHPGGQPLAPGFSGAAVALADTGEVVGMVTAAAGSRDVRTGRMMPTQVMARYWPGLQGLVPTSDHTTADRARLRALVEKAARAGVDCDPVRLYTAAADPFDPPPPEEGFASLWSAALFVLCELDGPGAARTVARFADRLEALLHLPAVEPSAPDWSPILVELGHSGAGDGLIRVEVSAYSGGRRHPVDSGTVERHRLHAYVRDRIEAAFRYLTPGADELVAFALPRDWLDWPVDRWESAPDDTTPLGCLYPLVVTDHARRKASTRHVLTRAWKRLDAFPGARMHRVECCGPEEPGRLRMRLRRPDACLAGFGTAPAASRTRPHFDTSLTAPAPVIVWSRGGCGSGQEECEGADGCTGKAFLDALDACVAAVPPAELPRHILALREEADAEEDHWARGIQLLWDDPRVFTDPHAVAPAHAESPVA from the coding sequence ATGAACAGCGCCGAGTGGCACGCCCGGATCGAGTTACGCGGCCGGGTGACCGGGGCGGGTTTCCTGGTCGCTCCCGGCACGGTCCTGACGTGCGCGCACGTCGTCGGCGACGGCGGGGACCTGACGGTGACCTTCACGGAGCGGCCCGGCAGCCCGCCCGTGCCCGCCCGGGTCGTCGCCCACGGCGGCTGGACCGGCGGCGCCACCGACCTCGGTGACCTCGCCGTGCTGGAACTGGCCGAGGAGGTGCCCCTCGCCCCGGCCGCCCTGGCCCCGGTCGACGCCGCCCACGGCCCGGTCCCGCGCAAGCTCGTCGTGTACGGCTTCCCGGCCGGCTTCGACGAGGGCACTCTCAGTGAACAGCGCGTCACCGCACCGCAGTTGATCAGTCGGGAGTGGCTCCAGCTGGAGGCCTGGCATCCGGGCGGCCAGCCCCTGGCCCCCGGCTTCAGCGGGGCCGCCGTCGCCCTGGCCGACACCGGCGAGGTCGTCGGCATGGTCACGGCGGCGGCGGGCAGCCGGGACGTGCGCACCGGCCGCATGATGCCCACCCAGGTCATGGCCCGCTACTGGCCCGGCCTGCAGGGCCTCGTCCCCACCTCCGACCACACCACCGCCGACCGGGCCCGGCTGCGCGCCCTGGTCGAGAAGGCGGCCCGCGCGGGCGTCGACTGCGACCCGGTGCGGCTCTACACCGCGGCGGCCGACCCGTTCGACCCGCCGCCGCCCGAGGAGGGATTCGCCTCGCTGTGGTCGGCGGCCCTGTTCGTGCTGTGCGAACTCGACGGCCCGGGCGCCGCACGGACCGTCGCCCGCTTCGCCGACCGGCTCGAAGCGCTGCTGCACCTCCCGGCCGTGGAGCCGTCGGCGCCCGACTGGTCGCCCATCCTCGTCGAACTCGGGCACAGCGGGGCGGGCGACGGCCTGATCCGCGTCGAGGTGTCCGCGTACAGCGGGGGACGGCGGCACCCGGTCGACTCGGGCACGGTCGAGCGGCACCGGCTGCACGCGTACGTGCGGGACCGCATCGAGGCGGCGTTCCGGTATCTGACGCCCGGCGCCGACGAGTTGGTGGCGTTCGCGCTGCCCCGGGACTGGCTGGACTGGCCCGTCGACCGCTGGGAGAGCGCCCCCGACGACACCACCCCGCTCGGCTGCCTCTACCCGCTGGTCGTCACCGACCACGCCCGGCGCAAGGCCAGCACCCGGCACGTGCTGACCCGGGCCTGGAAGCGGCTCGACGCCTTCCCGGGCGCGCGGATGCACCGCGTGGAGTGCTGCGGGCCGGAGGAGCCCGGGCGGCTGCGGATGCGGCTGCGGCGGCCCGACGCCTGCCTCGCCGGGTTCGGCACCGCCCCGGCCGCCTCCCGGACCCGGCCGCACTTCGACACCTCGCTGACAGCGCCGGCCCCGGTGATCGTGTGGTCGCGGGGCGGCTGCGGCTCCGGGCAGGAGGAGTGCGAGGGAGCGGACGGCTGCACCGGCAAGGCCTTCCTGGACGCGCTGGACGCCTGCGTGGCGGCCGTGCCGCCCGCCGAACTCCCCCGCCACATCCTGGCGTTGCGCGAGGAGGCCGACGCGGAGGAGGACCACTGGGCGCGCGGCATCCAGCTGCTGTGGGACGACCCGCGCGTCTTCACCGACCCGCACGCCGTCGCCCCGGCGCACGCGGAGTCGCCGGTGGCCTGA
- a CDS encoding carboxyl transferase domain-containing protein — MAERRSAREVVTALADDSTFDELPAPARPSKPDGPLGWPGYDASRARAAERTGEQESVVCGTARVGGTRAVLIAFEFGFLGGSLGERTGDRLEAAYTYARERRLPVVPLVATGGSRMQEGMLALTQLQRVARQSALTREAGLAQVAVLRDPTTGGGWATLGAGADVVLALPGAQVGFAGSRVRPADADPAAYTAEAQVAAGAADAVVRPEELRETLGRWLRLLTCPSSTPAAPPDALGDTAVLPATGWDAVRRARSPRRPRAAAYLDAYFTHRVAISGDRCGGTDPDGVLCGFGEHQGRTIAYAAQTGTATRPAGYRTAARLIRLADRLGIPVLTLVDTPGAANDAEAERQGAGAAIADLFAAVAGARTPVTSLVIGEGGSGGALALAAPGNTWATPDSYFSVIAPELAAAILKRPPREVEATADQLRIRPQDLVELGVVRGTVGP; from the coding sequence ATGGCTGAGCGCCGCTCCGCCCGCGAGGTCGTCACCGCCCTGGCCGACGACTCGACCTTCGACGAACTCCCCGCCCCGGCAAGGCCGTCGAAGCCCGACGGCCCGCTCGGCTGGCCCGGCTACGACGCCTCCCGCGCCCGTGCCGCGGAGCGCACCGGCGAGCAGGAGTCCGTGGTGTGCGGCACCGCCCGCGTCGGCGGCACCCGGGCCGTGCTGATCGCGTTCGAGTTCGGCTTCCTCGGCGGCTCCCTCGGCGAGCGCACGGGCGACCGGCTGGAGGCGGCGTACACGTACGCCCGGGAGCGCCGGCTCCCGGTCGTGCCGCTGGTCGCCACCGGCGGCAGCCGGATGCAGGAGGGCATGCTCGCGCTGACCCAACTCCAGCGCGTGGCACGGCAGTCGGCGCTCACCCGGGAGGCGGGGCTCGCCCAGGTGGCCGTCCTGCGCGACCCGACGACCGGGGGCGGCTGGGCCACGCTGGGCGCGGGCGCCGACGTGGTGCTCGCGCTGCCCGGGGCGCAGGTCGGGTTCGCCGGTTCCCGGGTGCGTCCGGCGGACGCCGACCCGGCGGCGTACACGGCCGAGGCGCAGGTCGCGGCGGGGGCGGCGGACGCCGTCGTACGGCCGGAGGAGCTGCGGGAGACGCTGGGGCGGTGGCTGCGGCTGCTGACCTGCCCGTCCAGCACGCCCGCCGCGCCGCCCGACGCGCTCGGCGACACCGCGGTCCTGCCCGCCACGGGCTGGGACGCCGTCCGGCGCGCCCGCTCGCCCCGACGCCCGCGCGCCGCCGCCTACTTGGACGCCTACTTCACCCACCGGGTCGCGATCAGCGGCGACCGCTGCGGCGGCACCGACCCGGACGGCGTGTTGTGCGGCTTCGGCGAGCACCAGGGCCGCACGATCGCGTACGCCGCGCAGACCGGGACCGCGACCCGCCCGGCCGGCTACCGCACCGCCGCCCGGCTGATCCGTCTCGCGGACCGGCTCGGCATACCGGTGCTGACGCTCGTGGACACCCCGGGCGCCGCCAACGACGCGGAGGCGGAGCGGCAGGGCGCGGGCGCCGCGATCGCCGACCTGTTCGCCGCGGTGGCGGGCGCCCGGACGCCGGTGACGTCGCTGGTGATCGGCGAGGGCGGCTCCGGCGGCGCGCTGGCCCTGGCCGCACCCGGCAACACCTGGGCCACGCCGGACAGTTACTTCTCGGTGATCGCCCCGGAACTCGCGGCGGCCATCCTCAAGCGGCCGCCGCGCGAGGTGGAGGCGACGGCGGACCAGTTGCGCATCCGGCCGCAGGATTTGGTGGAGCTGGGGGTGGTCCGGGGAACCGTCGGCCCGTGA
- a CDS encoding MoxR family ATPase: MPHWSVYTGDSEPHDGIDHLPAPPPWRAFDGGPALPPPDDTDDASAVSPDRVHRAKSYVATPETVRLVNAALCLRRPLLVTGPPGTGKSSLAYAVARELRLGPVLRWNITSRSTLADGLYQYDPLSRLYAARDRSDAAAGGVEDHLRLGPLGTALLPYGRPRALLVDEIDKSDLDLPNDLLNVLEEGQYEIPELVRAARHSGAGTAEVLADGTDTPVTVHRGRVRCRAFPFVVLTSNGEREFPPAFLRRCVRLKLRRPDRDQLTDIVRAHLDAPGGDADRLITRFLERAGGGELATDQLLNALYLTGVAGLDADSRDDLAEQLMPYLSTTADGDGF, translated from the coding sequence ATGCCGCACTGGTCCGTCTACACCGGCGACAGCGAGCCGCACGACGGCATCGACCACCTCCCCGCCCCACCGCCCTGGCGGGCCTTCGACGGCGGTCCCGCGCTGCCGCCACCCGACGACACCGACGACGCGTCGGCCGTCTCCCCCGACCGCGTGCACCGGGCGAAGTCGTACGTCGCCACGCCGGAGACCGTCCGCCTCGTCAACGCCGCGCTCTGCCTGCGCCGCCCCCTGCTCGTCACCGGCCCGCCCGGCACCGGCAAGTCCTCGCTGGCCTACGCCGTCGCGCGCGAGCTGCGGCTCGGGCCCGTGCTGCGCTGGAACATCACCAGCCGCAGCACCCTCGCCGACGGCCTCTACCAGTACGACCCGCTGTCCCGGCTGTACGCGGCCCGGGACCGGTCCGACGCCGCCGCCGGGGGCGTCGAGGACCACCTCCGGCTCGGCCCGCTCGGCACGGCCCTGCTCCCCTACGGCCGGCCCCGCGCCCTGCTCGTCGACGAGATCGACAAGAGCGACCTCGACCTGCCGAACGACCTGCTGAACGTCCTTGAGGAGGGCCAGTACGAGATTCCCGAGCTGGTCCGCGCCGCCCGCCACTCCGGCGCCGGCACGGCCGAGGTCCTCGCGGACGGCACGGACACGCCGGTCACCGTCCACCGCGGCCGGGTCCGCTGCCGGGCCTTCCCGTTCGTCGTGCTGACCAGCAACGGCGAACGCGAGTTCCCGCCCGCCTTCCTGCGCCGCTGCGTCCGGCTGAAGCTGCGGCGCCCCGACCGCGACCAGCTCACCGACATCGTCCGCGCCCACCTCGACGCCCCCGGCGGCGACGCGGACCGGCTGATCACCCGCTTCCTGGAACGGGCCGGCGGCGGCGAACTCGCCACCGACCAGCTGCTGAACGCCCTCTACCTCACGGGCGTCGCGGGCCTGGACGCCGACTCCCGCGACGACCTGGCCGAACAGCTGATGCCGTACCTCAGCACCACGGCCGACGGCGATGGCTTCTGA
- a CDS encoding CU044_2847 family protein produces the protein MDGLVEFRTGDGAVVAVEAVEERSGSRLVSRGDGTVQATRTFEGALDGVRAAAESALRVFRDGSLKPDGVEIEFGVRLSAETGAFIAKGTAEGHLVVRLTWSPDAPEARPAS, from the coding sequence GTGGACGGGTTGGTCGAGTTCAGGACCGGTGACGGTGCGGTGGTCGCGGTCGAGGCGGTGGAGGAGCGGTCCGGCTCCCGCCTGGTCTCCCGGGGCGACGGCACGGTCCAGGCGACCCGCACCTTCGAGGGCGCCCTGGACGGGGTGCGGGCCGCCGCGGAGTCCGCGCTGCGCGTCTTCCGCGACGGTTCCCTGAAGCCCGACGGCGTGGAGATCGAGTTCGGGGTGAGACTGTCCGCCGAGACGGGCGCGTTCATCGCCAAGGGCACCGCCGAGGGCCATCTGGTGGTCAGACTGACCTGGTCCCCGGACGCCCCGGAGGCACGCCCCGCCTCATGA